A stretch of the Pan paniscus chromosome 2, NHGRI_mPanPan1-v2.0_pri, whole genome shotgun sequence genome encodes the following:
- the LOC117979566 gene encoding BRD4-interacting chromatin-remodeling complex-associated protein, protein MTSLPGLQLHGPQTGTSAPHQIASCTALKLEYQLHPGAPGAQPSTCNISSPPGLQMHGPQTGTSAPHRVSSCMALNWHISSQALKQEHQLPTGSPAAQPSNCNISSPLGLQLHRLKLQHQLPAGSPAARPSTWNISSPQPGSPAPQPSTCNTGYPLGLQLHGPQTRTSTPCRVSRCTALKLEHQLPAGYPAARPSNWNISSPPGLQLHGPHTGTSAPHQISSCTALKQEQQLPTGSPAAWPSTCNTGSPPGLQMHGPQTATSVPPGSPAIPCQPGTSAPRRVSSSMALNLQHWLPTGSPDARPSNWNINSPLGIQLHGLKLEHRLPAQVSGCTALKLEHQLPARSPAARPSNWNISSPPGLQVHGPQTGTSVPRRVSSCMALKLEHQLPTRSPGARPSNWNISSPPGLQLHGPQTGTSAPRQVSRCTALKLEHQLPARSPGARASNWNIRSLPGNQLHGPQTGTSPPRQVSSCMALKLQNQLPSESPAA, encoded by the coding sequence ATGACCTCCCTGCCgggtctccagctgcatggccctcaaactggaacatcagctccccaCCAGATCGCCAGCTGCACGGCCCTCAAACTGGAATATCAGCTCCACCCCGGGGCTCCAGGTGCACAGCCCTCAACCTGCAACATCAGCTCCCCACCGGGTCTCCAGATGCACggccctcaaactggaacatcGGCTCCCCACCgggtctccagctgcatggcCTTAAACTGGCACATCAGCTCCCAGGCCCTCAAACAGGAACATCAGCTCCCCACAGGGTCTCCAGCTGCACAGCCCTCAAATTGCAACATCAGTTCccccctgggtctccagctgcacCGCCTCAAACTGCAACATCAGCTCCCCGCTGGGTCTCCAGCAGCACGGCCCTCAAcctggaacatcagctcccccCAACCCGGGTCTCCAGCTCCACAGCCCTCAACCTGCAACACTGGCTACCCACTGGGTCTCCAGCTGCACggccctcaaactagaacatcaacTCCCTGCCGGGTCTCCAGGTGCACAgccctcaaactggaacatcagctccctGCCGGGTATCCAGCTGCACggccctcaaactggaacatcagctccccaCCAGGTCTCCAGCTGCACGGCCCTCAtactggaacatcagctccccaCCAGATCTCCAGCTGCACGGCTCTCAAACAGGAACAACAGCTCCCCACAgggtctccagctgcatggcCCTCAACCTGCAACACTGGCTCCCCACCGGGTCTCCAGATGCACGGCCCTCAAACTGCAACATCAGTTCCCCCTGGGTCTCCAGCTATACCGTGTCAAcctggaacatcagctccccgCCGGGTCTCCAGCTCCATGGCCCTCAACCTGCAACACTGGCTCCCCACCGGGTCTCCAGATGCACggccctcaaactggaacatcaaCTCCCCACTGGGTATACAGCTGCATGGCCTGAAACTGGAACATCGGCTCCCCGCCCAGGTCTCCGGATGCACggccctcaaactggaacatcagctccccgccaggtctccagctgcacggccctcaaactggaacatcagctccccgCCAGGTCTCCAGGTGCACggccctcaaactggaacatcagtTCCCCGCCgggtctccagctgcatggccctcaaactggaacatcagctccccaCCAGGTCTCCAGGTGCACggccctcaaactggaacatcagctccccgccgggtctccagctgcatggccctcaaactggaacatcagctccccgCCAGGTCTCCAGGTGCACGGCCCTCAAATTGGAACATCAGCTCCCCGCCAGGTCTCCAGGAGCACGGgcctcaaactggaacatcaggTCCCTGCCAGGTAACCAGCTGCATggccctcaaactggaacatcacCTCCCCGccaggtctccagctgcatgGCCCTCAAATTGCAAAATCAGCTTCCATCAGAGTCTCCAGCTGCATAG